ATTAATCATTTCTAATGATGAGATACACTATCAACCCAATTACTGGAAAAAATAATGTTCCAACTAATACAACTAAAGCATATTCCTTACTGTTCCCTTTGTGAATGGAATCACGATATGCCCACACACTAGTTATTACATTTAAAAATAACAAAATTATTCCAAAAAGAATAAAC
The window above is part of the Bacillaceae bacterium S4-13-56 genome. Proteins encoded here:
- a CDS encoding PLDc N-terminal domain-containing protein, giving the protein MTAIFTMFILFGIILLFLNVITSVWAYRDSIHKGNSKEYALVVLVGTLFFPVIGLIVYLIIRND